The following proteins come from a genomic window of Pseudochaenichthys georgianus chromosome 17, fPseGeo1.2, whole genome shotgun sequence:
- the LOC117462390 gene encoding Krueppel-like factor 9, translating to MSLTASSDYFAAECLVSISSGPVLHRPTPVAPASQPTTVGLLPGEPDVSNEDREVRETLRLEGANMMAVAGILTDLHVKFRPMSAYSESSNSSCGGESGYTTLSDPTTPTMTPSATPVPGQQLRGGVGVGAPRSPVKRHQCTFEGCDRVYGKSSHLKAHIRTHTGERPFPCTWPDCEKKFARSDELARHTRTHTGEKRFLCPLCDKRFMRSDHLIKHARRHPYFQPSMLGRNKGASPSPNPAAYH from the exons ATGTCGTTGACTGCTTCGTCTGATTATTTCGCTGCCGAGTGTCTGGTATCGATATCCAGCGGTCCTGTCTTGCACAGACCCACCCCGGTCGCCCCCGCCAGCCAGCCGACCACCGTGGGCCTGCTCCCCGGGGAGCCCGACGTTTCGAACGAGGACAGGGAAGTGCGGGAGACTCTGAGGCTAGAGGGGGCCAACATGATGGCGGTGGCCGGGATCCTCACCGACCTGCACGTCAAGTTCCGCCCCATGTCGGCCTACTCTGAGAGCAGTAACTCCTCGTGTGGAGGGGAGAGCGGCTACACCACGTTGTCGGACCCGACCACCCCTACCATGACCCCCTCCGCCACCCCGGTGCCCGGACAGCAGCTGAGGGGGGGAGTAGGCGTGGGGGCCCCGCGGTCCCCGGTGAAGCGACACCAGTGCACCTTTGAAGGATGCGACAGAGTTTACGGGAAATCCTCCCACCTGAAGGCACACATCCGGACACACACAG GTGAGCGGCCCTTCCCCTGCACCTGGCCCGACTGCGAGAAGAAGTTTGCCCGCTCCGACGAGCTCGCCCGCCACACCCGCACCCACACCGGGGAGAAGCGCTTCCTGTGCCCCCTCTGCGATAAGCGCTTCATGCGCAGTGACCACCTGATCAAGCACGCCCGCCGCCACCCTTACTTCCAGCCCTCCATGTTGGGACGCAACAAGGGCGCATCCCCCTCTCCCAACCCGGCCGCGTACCATTAG